Proteins from one Nakamurella multipartita DSM 44233 genomic window:
- a CDS encoding glycosyltransferase family 4 protein, producing the protein MRVLTVVDALRLGGAETLIAQLARVSAGADIELSVLSLHGRSPELSKLEPLLRESGVVPEYLDVRRTLDVPRFRRLVSHLKTTKPDIVHAHLEMAMTMAIPAARLAGIPAVGTFHHVHRPLSGRASARERLALEIATRSAATIFVSQASLTSFADRYRKGRPVPASWTVVHNGIDLDYFTPGPGPGLSPLPADLDLTGHPVVTVLAALRDFKGITHAIDAWPAVLARHPDARLLLVGSGSEEQDLRAQVARLQLTDSVIFAGMRSDIPDVLRGSDLTVLPSIYGENLPTVLMEAGGCGRPVVASDVGGISDIVADGETGLLVTPGDAAGIAAAITSLLDDPERGHRMGQAGRRRMERLFDARLWAGALHTVYQKAIDTDGRVEVST; encoded by the coding sequence GTGCGAGTGCTCACCGTGGTGGACGCCCTGCGATTGGGTGGGGCGGAGACGCTCATCGCCCAGCTCGCCCGGGTCAGCGCCGGGGCCGACATCGAACTGTCGGTGCTGAGCCTGCACGGCCGCTCGCCGGAGCTGTCCAAACTCGAGCCCCTGCTGCGCGAGTCCGGCGTGGTGCCCGAGTATCTGGACGTTCGCCGGACTCTGGACGTGCCCCGGTTCCGCCGCCTGGTCAGCCATCTCAAGACGACCAAACCCGACATCGTGCACGCCCACCTGGAAATGGCGATGACGATGGCGATCCCGGCCGCCCGGCTGGCCGGCATCCCCGCGGTCGGCACCTTCCACCACGTGCACCGGCCCCTGTCCGGTCGCGCCTCGGCCCGCGAACGGCTCGCCCTGGAGATCGCGACCCGCAGCGCGGCAACGATTTTCGTCTCCCAGGCGTCGCTGACCTCGTTCGCCGACCGCTACCGCAAGGGCCGCCCGGTCCCGGCGTCCTGGACGGTGGTGCACAACGGGATCGACCTGGACTACTTCACTCCCGGCCCCGGCCCGGGCCTGTCGCCGCTGCCGGCCGACCTCGATCTGACCGGCCATCCGGTGGTGACCGTGCTGGCCGCCCTGCGCGACTTCAAGGGCATCACCCACGCGATCGACGCCTGGCCGGCCGTGCTGGCCCGGCACCCGGACGCGCGGCTGTTGCTGGTCGGGTCGGGTTCGGAGGAGCAGGACCTGCGCGCCCAGGTGGCCCGGCTGCAGCTCACCGATTCGGTGATCTTCGCCGGCATGCGCAGCGACATCCCCGACGTGCTGCGCGGTTCCGATCTGACCGTGCTGCCCTCGATCTACGGCGAGAACCTGCCCACGGTCCTGATGGAGGCCGGCGGCTGCGGCCGGCCGGTGGTCGCCAGCGACGTCGGCGGGATCAGCGACATCGTGGCCGACGGCGAGACCGGACTGCTGGTGACGCCCGGCGACGCGGCCGGCATCGCCGCCGCCATCACCAGCCTGCTCGACGACCCCGAGCGGGGCCACCGGATGGGCCAGGCCGGACGCCGCCGGATGGAACGGCTCTTCGACGCCCGGCTGTGGGCCGGCGCGCTGCACACCGTCTACCAGAAGGCCATCGACACCGATGGGCGCGTGGAGGTTTCGACATGA
- a CDS encoding glycosyltransferase family 4 protein, with translation MSEQRPRVVVVAEAAPMRGGIATFAETITADPLLARDYDVELLNTARVATREGGRFNLDNVRYALADAWRVFKAARQADIVHLQLVADPGLPALRAAALNLAASAGRAKLIAHVHSAVGNAGRPEIAGYGRVDRMALRTLRRARLVCTVSTVGTATMQALAPRTWVETVDNAVNLDDFPAGTADTEPPTVLFVGVICQRKGLFELARAARLLHERGIHDWNLVVVGGQGPTPQAEYDQIVAEFDAAGLRAAMVGPEYGDQIKARLASADIFVLPSFLEGQPIAIIEAMASGLAVVGTSIGAVPDLIRDGVEGRVVEPGDAPALADALAQVIGDQDARRQMGHAARERAERSHGLEQLSARLNSLYRAVLSGRRSAAVERSVTVPQ, from the coding sequence ATGAGCGAGCAACGACCACGGGTGGTGGTGGTGGCCGAGGCCGCACCGATGCGCGGGGGGATCGCCACCTTCGCCGAGACCATCACCGCCGATCCCCTGCTGGCCCGCGACTACGACGTCGAGTTGCTCAACACGGCCCGGGTGGCCACTCGGGAGGGCGGCCGGTTCAACCTGGACAACGTCCGCTACGCGCTGGCCGATGCCTGGCGGGTGTTCAAGGCCGCCCGCCAGGCCGACATCGTGCACCTGCAACTGGTGGCCGACCCGGGCCTGCCCGCGCTGCGCGCCGCCGCGCTGAACCTGGCCGCCTCGGCCGGCCGGGCCAAGCTCATCGCGCACGTGCATTCCGCCGTGGGCAATGCCGGGCGCCCCGAGATCGCCGGCTACGGACGGGTCGACCGGATGGCCCTGCGCACGCTGCGGCGAGCCCGCCTGGTGTGCACCGTGTCCACCGTCGGCACCGCCACCATGCAGGCCCTGGCCCCTCGCACCTGGGTCGAGACCGTCGACAACGCGGTCAATCTCGACGACTTCCCGGCCGGCACGGCCGACACCGAGCCGCCCACCGTGCTGTTCGTCGGCGTCATCTGCCAGCGCAAGGGCCTGTTCGAACTGGCCCGGGCGGCCCGGCTGCTGCACGAGCGCGGCATCCACGACTGGAACCTGGTGGTGGTCGGCGGCCAGGGCCCGACCCCGCAGGCCGAGTACGACCAGATCGTGGCCGAGTTCGACGCCGCCGGATTGCGCGCGGCGATGGTCGGCCCGGAATACGGCGACCAGATCAAGGCCCGGCTGGCCTCGGCCGACATCTTCGTGCTCCCCTCGTTTCTGGAGGGTCAACCGATCGCGATCATCGAGGCCATGGCCTCCGGGCTGGCCGTCGTGGGCACCTCCATCGGCGCGGTGCCCGACCTGATCCGCGACGGCGTCGAGGGCCGGGTGGTCGAGCCCGGGGACGCGCCGGCCCTGGCCGACGCGCTGGCCCAGGTCATCGGCGATCAGGACGCCCGCCGGCAGATGGGCCACGCGGCCCGTGAGCGGGCCGAACGCTCGCACGGGCTCGAGCAACTGTCCGCGCGGCTGAACTCCCTGTACCGGGCGGTGCTCTCGGGCCGGCGCAGCGCTGCGGTCGAGCGGTCGGTGACCGTCCCGCAATGA
- a CDS encoding LPS biosynthesis protein → MIKPSSFSRREVKVSVLAGALAALLVVLAGAAIAFTSTTKWTAESVLVVLPNADLSASDSAAYYETLSRGQIVATFAEVADNQRFQDQAEASLQLTDAQRAGVTTAVTVVPDTSVILVRTTAGTAQVAEQLADETTTLATAYLAGLSEPYRTDLVHSAAGSAVASGTSRVVLLALAVIVALIAGVAIQQAVYHLMRMARTSRAKNDPDQAAEPAADPPAPGRTPKHTAKKRAAPEPGPADPTGVTNGAAPESDPADPFDPPEQIRIQESVVHTHGS, encoded by the coding sequence ATGATCAAGCCCAGCAGCTTCTCGCGGCGCGAGGTCAAGGTCAGCGTGCTGGCCGGGGCCCTGGCCGCGCTGCTGGTGGTGCTCGCCGGCGCGGCCATCGCGTTCACCTCGACGACCAAGTGGACCGCGGAATCGGTGCTGGTCGTGCTGCCCAACGCCGACCTGAGCGCCTCCGACTCGGCGGCTTATTACGAAACCCTGAGCCGCGGGCAGATTGTCGCCACTTTCGCGGAAGTGGCCGACAACCAGCGGTTCCAGGATCAGGCCGAGGCCAGCCTGCAGCTGACCGACGCCCAGCGGGCCGGCGTCACCACCGCCGTGACCGTGGTCCCCGACACCTCGGTGATCCTGGTCCGCACCACCGCCGGCACGGCGCAGGTCGCCGAGCAGCTCGCCGACGAGACCACCACGCTGGCCACCGCCTACCTGGCCGGGCTCTCCGAGCCCTACCGCACCGACCTGGTGCACAGCGCGGCCGGCTCGGCGGTGGCCTCCGGTACCTCGCGGGTGGTCCTGCTGGCCCTGGCCGTCATCGTCGCGCTGATCGCCGGCGTGGCCATCCAGCAGGCGGTCTACCACCTGATGCGGATGGCCCGGACGTCGCGGGCCAAGAACGACCCGGACCAGGCCGCAGAACCGGCGGCGGATCCACCAGCGCCGGGCCGGACGCCCAAGCACACCGCCAAGAAGCGAGCCGCCCCGGAACCCGGGCCGGCCGACCCGACCGGGGTGACGAACGGCGCGGCGCCGGAGAGCGACCCGGCCGACCCGTTCGACCCGCCCGAGCAGATCCGGATCCAGGAAAGCGTGGTGCACACCCATGGCAGTTGA
- a CDS encoding glycosyltransferase family 4 protein, translating to MAVDSSPLAPIAVPITPPATLDLSLDSPAAEPRLKIVLVEFLPSGGMFQFTFLFGEALARQGHEVLLLTGPDPELRSNTPGFEVVELFPTWHPNVDPGGSALRRKARRLGRAALLVESWRRAIAFFRRVHPDLAQFGELRYPLDSAMLLLLARRSPETGLVDVAHNPLPYDVNGRATAVEKTGRLTRSLLAAAYRACDLILVLGEGPRTSLLTAFPRLGRVAVCGHGDYSAVLATEQAPPPSSAPANALFFGAWTKYKNLPLLLDSFELVRLQLPQARLTIAGPVMPDVDLESITRRAEQIGNVDLRPGYVPMDEVAALFAAHRTVVFTYTTVNISGSVHMAYTFGRPVVATDVGSMRDAVADHVTGRLAAADPAAVAAAMVEVLGDPAAADRMGAQAQQHARSSASWASVVDKAVPAYRAAVAAVRR from the coding sequence ATGGCAGTTGATTCCTCGCCCCTGGCCCCGATCGCGGTGCCGATCACGCCGCCGGCGACGCTGGACCTGTCCCTGGACTCCCCGGCCGCCGAGCCCCGGCTCAAGATCGTGCTGGTCGAGTTCCTGCCCAGCGGCGGCATGTTCCAGTTCACCTTCCTGTTCGGCGAGGCGCTGGCCCGGCAGGGCCACGAGGTGCTGCTGCTCACCGGTCCTGACCCCGAACTGCGGTCGAACACCCCGGGCTTCGAGGTCGTCGAGCTCTTCCCGACCTGGCACCCCAACGTCGATCCCGGGGGGTCGGCGCTGCGACGCAAGGCCCGCCGGCTGGGCCGGGCCGCCCTGCTGGTCGAGTCGTGGCGGCGGGCCATCGCGTTCTTTCGCCGGGTGCATCCCGACCTCGCCCAATTCGGCGAGCTGCGTTATCCGCTGGACAGCGCGATGCTGCTGCTGCTGGCCCGGCGCAGTCCGGAGACCGGGCTGGTCGACGTGGCCCACAACCCGCTGCCCTACGACGTGAACGGCCGGGCGACCGCGGTGGAGAAGACCGGGCGGCTGACCCGTTCGCTGTTGGCCGCGGCCTACCGGGCCTGCGACCTGATCCTGGTGCTCGGCGAGGGCCCGCGGACCAGCCTGCTGACGGCGTTCCCGCGGCTGGGCCGGGTGGCCGTCTGCGGGCACGGGGACTACTCCGCGGTGCTGGCCACCGAGCAGGCACCGCCGCCGTCGTCGGCGCCGGCGAATGCCCTGTTCTTCGGGGCCTGGACCAAGTACAAGAACCTGCCGCTGCTGCTGGACTCCTTCGAACTGGTCCGCCTGCAGTTGCCGCAGGCCCGGTTGACCATCGCCGGTCCGGTCATGCCGGACGTCGACCTGGAATCGATCACCCGGCGGGCCGAGCAGATCGGGAACGTGGACCTACGCCCCGGGTACGTCCCGATGGACGAGGTCGCCGCCCTTTTTGCGGCTCACCGGACCGTCGTGTTCACCTACACGACGGTCAACATCAGCGGCAGCGTGCACATGGCCTACACCTTCGGCCGGCCGGTGGTGGCCACCGACGTCGGCTCGATGCGCGACGCGGTCGCCGACCACGTGACCGGCCGGCTGGCCGCGGCTGACCCGGCCGCGGTGGCCGCCGCGATGGTCGAGGTCCTGGGTGACCCGGCCGCGGCCGACCGGATGGGCGCGCAGGCCCAGCAGCACGCCCGCAGCAGCGCCTCCTGGGCCTCGGTGGTCGACAAGGCGGTGCCGGCCTACCGCGCCGCGGTGGCCGCGGTCCGCCGCTGA
- a CDS encoding DUF3817 domain-containing protein — protein sequence MPVDPAGEITDSTAPASGRPAAPTSAAPTSAPPKSAPPKSAKVMAAFKRYKIAAFIVGWGLLLLCAAMVAKYLFDLPQFVVIWGPIHGALFVGYVILAFDLAYKDRWSPLGTLWVLVAGTIPFVSFVAEKQVQRKILAGGRM from the coding sequence GTGCCCGTCGACCCCGCCGGTGAGATCACCGACAGCACCGCACCCGCCTCCGGCCGCCCGGCCGCACCGACATCGGCGGCCCCGACATCGGCGCCCCCAAAATCGGCGCCCCCAAAATCCGCGAAGGTCATGGCCGCGTTCAAGCGGTACAAAATCGCCGCGTTCATCGTCGGCTGGGGCCTGCTGCTGCTGTGCGCCGCGATGGTGGCCAAGTACCTGTTCGACCTGCCGCAGTTCGTGGTGATCTGGGGCCCCATTCACGGCGCGCTGTTCGTGGGCTACGTCATCCTCGCGTTCGACCTGGCCTACAAGGACCGGTGGTCGCCCCTGGGCACCCTGTGGGTGCTGGTCGCCGGGACCATCCCGTTCGTCTCGTTCGTGGCCGAGAAGCAGGTGCAGCGCAAGATCCTGGCCGGCGGCCGGATGTAA
- the cofC gene encoding 2-phospho-L-lactate guanylyltransferase produces the protein MTRRPSRPWTVIVPVKSTARAKSRLRLDPADRRRLAVAMARDTVSAVSGAAVVGRTVLVVEEAADGVSLATGPGIEVFLTRTAELNDAIRDGLTAPGLGPDDPVAVLPADLPSLTPDELAQALGRAAGHRSCVVPDRAGTGTTLLTAQTPALLHPRYGLGSFRAHVEHGAWPLRLPGRSGLRRDVDRVDDLASVTGPHTLAVLGRLGVDRPGLAG, from the coding sequence GTGACCCGCAGACCGTCCCGGCCGTGGACCGTGATCGTGCCGGTCAAGTCGACGGCCCGGGCCAAGAGCCGGCTGCGGCTGGACCCGGCCGATCGGCGTCGCCTGGCCGTGGCCATGGCCCGGGACACGGTGTCCGCGGTGTCCGGGGCGGCCGTGGTGGGCCGGACCGTGCTGGTCGTGGAGGAGGCCGCGGACGGGGTGAGCCTGGCCACGGGTCCCGGGATCGAGGTGTTCCTCACCCGCACCGCCGAACTCAACGACGCCATCCGGGACGGGCTGACCGCGCCCGGCCTGGGCCCGGACGACCCGGTCGCCGTGCTGCCGGCCGACCTGCCGTCGCTCACGCCGGACGAGCTGGCGCAGGCGTTGGGACGGGCGGCCGGCCACCGGTCCTGCGTCGTGCCCGACCGGGCCGGCACCGGAACCACCCTGCTCACCGCGCAGACACCCGCCCTGCTGCACCCGCGGTACGGTCTCGGCTCGTTCCGGGCGCACGTGGAGCACGGGGCGTGGCCGCTGCGCCTGCCCGGCCGCAGCGGGCTGCGCCGCGACGTCGACCGGGTGGACGACCTGGCCTCGGTCACCGGTCCGCACACCCTGGCCGTGCTCGGCCGGTTGGGCGTGGACCGGCCGGGACTGGCCGGCTGA
- a CDS encoding PPK2 family polyphosphate kinase, whose amino-acid sequence MANSDKKSGKKNSASKSQALASTFRAPLGEQLDVTAISTKATPAGPQSREDAEAALAELGPRLAAQQEMLVAQGSAGDPRRVLLVLQGMDTAGKDGVINHVVGLLDPGGINLVSFKKPTAEELAHDFLWRIERQVPAAGRIGVFNRSQYEDVLVVRVHDLVPPSVWEPRYERINEFEQGLVDAHTTVIKCFLHISKDEQTERLLARLDDPTKYWKYNPGDVDERGRWDDYQQAYSAAIGRCSTDAAPWYVIPSDRKWYRNWAVAALLLEQLEHLELSYPPAAFDIETERRRVRDS is encoded by the coding sequence GTGGCCAACTCAGACAAGAAGTCGGGCAAGAAGAATTCGGCGAGCAAGTCCCAGGCGCTGGCGTCCACGTTCCGCGCCCCGCTCGGCGAGCAGCTCGATGTGACCGCGATCAGCACCAAGGCGACACCCGCCGGGCCGCAGTCCCGCGAGGACGCCGAGGCGGCGCTGGCCGAGCTGGGCCCGCGGCTGGCCGCGCAGCAGGAAATGCTGGTGGCGCAGGGCAGTGCCGGCGATCCCCGCCGGGTGCTGCTGGTGCTACAGGGCATGGACACCGCCGGCAAGGACGGCGTGATCAACCACGTCGTCGGGCTGCTTGATCCGGGTGGGATCAACCTGGTCTCGTTCAAGAAGCCGACCGCCGAGGAGCTGGCCCACGACTTCCTGTGGCGGATCGAGCGGCAGGTGCCCGCGGCCGGCCGGATCGGGGTGTTCAACCGTTCCCAGTACGAGGACGTGCTGGTCGTGCGGGTGCACGACCTGGTCCCGCCCAGCGTCTGGGAACCGCGCTACGAGCGGATCAACGAGTTCGAGCAGGGCCTGGTCGACGCGCACACCACCGTCATCAAGTGCTTCTTGCACATCTCCAAGGACGAGCAGACCGAGCGGCTGCTGGCCCGGCTGGACGACCCGACCAAGTACTGGAAGTACAACCCGGGCGACGTCGACGAGCGCGGTCGCTGGGACGACTACCAGCAGGCGTACTCGGCGGCGATCGGCCGCTGCAGCACCGACGCCGCCCCCTGGTACGTCATCCCGTCGGACCGCAAGTGGTACCGCAACTGGGCGGTGGCGGCGTTGTTGCTCGAACAGCTCGAGCACCTGGAGCTGAGCTACCCGCCGGCCGCGTTCGACATCGAGACCGAGCGCCGTCGGGTCCGGGACAGCTGA
- the rocD gene encoding ornithine--oxo-acid transaminase: protein MTSLQSGDPQTYLTLDDTWCAHNYHPLPVVITAAEGAWVTDVTGRRYLDMLAGYSALNFGHRHPDLIAAAVEQLGRVTLTSRAFHHDQLGPFCAELAELTGTEMVLPMNSGAEAVESAVKVARKWAYEIKGVPENRAQIITAGGNFHGRTLTIVSFSDDPTAREHYGPYTPGFVSVKYGDLDALRDAITPDTAAVLLEPIQGEAGVLVPPAGYLAGVRAACDEHDVLFIADEIQSGLGRTGSTLALDQEGVRADLYTLGKALGGGIMPVSAVVGRRDVLGVLRPGQHGSTFGGNPLACAIGRAVITLLRTGEMQARSAELGAHLHARLGELVGRGLAEVRGRGLWAGAELAPHVGLGRPISEQLAHRGVLVKETHDTTLRFAPPIVITRAEIDQAVDALVDVLP, encoded by the coding sequence ATGACATCCCTGCAGTCCGGCGATCCGCAGACCTACCTGACGCTGGACGACACCTGGTGCGCGCACAACTACCACCCGCTGCCGGTGGTGATCACCGCCGCCGAGGGCGCCTGGGTGACCGACGTGACCGGCCGCCGCTACCTGGACATGCTGGCCGGCTACTCGGCCCTGAACTTCGGGCACCGGCACCCCGATCTGATCGCGGCCGCGGTCGAGCAGCTGGGACGGGTCACCCTCACCTCCCGCGCCTTCCACCACGACCAGCTGGGCCCGTTCTGCGCCGAGCTGGCCGAGCTGACCGGCACCGAGATGGTGCTGCCGATGAATTCCGGCGCCGAGGCCGTCGAGTCGGCGGTCAAGGTCGCCCGCAAGTGGGCCTACGAGATCAAGGGGGTGCCGGAGAACCGCGCGCAGATCATCACCGCCGGCGGCAACTTCCACGGCCGCACCCTGACCATCGTCTCGTTCTCCGACGACCCGACGGCCCGCGAGCACTACGGCCCCTACACCCCCGGGTTCGTCTCGGTGAAGTACGGCGACCTGGACGCGCTGCGCGATGCGATCACCCCGGACACCGCCGCCGTGCTGCTGGAACCGATCCAGGGTGAGGCGGGCGTGCTGGTGCCCCCGGCCGGGTACCTGGCCGGGGTGCGGGCCGCCTGCGACGAGCACGACGTGCTGTTCATCGCCGACGAGATCCAGTCCGGCCTCGGCCGCACCGGCAGCACCCTGGCCCTGGACCAGGAAGGCGTGCGGGCCGACCTGTACACCCTGGGCAAGGCGCTGGGCGGCGGCATCATGCCGGTCTCGGCGGTGGTCGGCCGGCGCGACGTGCTCGGCGTGCTGCGGCCCGGCCAGCACGGCTCGACCTTCGGCGGCAACCCCTTGGCCTGCGCGATCGGCCGGGCGGTCATCACCCTGCTGCGGACCGGCGAGATGCAGGCCCGCTCGGCCGAACTGGGTGCGCACTTGCACGCCCGGCTCGGCGAGCTGGTCGGCCGCGGCCTGGCCGAGGTGCGCGGCCGCGGCCTGTGGGCCGGCGCCGAGCTCGCCCCGCACGTCGGCCTGGGCCGCCCCATCAGCGAGCAGCTGGCCCACCGCGGCGTCCTGGTCAAGGAGACCCACGACACGACGCTGCGGTTCGCCCCGCCGATCGTGATCACCCGCGCCGAGATCGACCAGGCCGTCGACGCTCTCGTGGACGTCCTGCCCTGA
- a CDS encoding endonuclease domain-containing protein: MPRRPTPLPREVKAAAFTLAQGRSIGLGDKRMRGSDLQRPVRGVRQPADGAGAWPDAWAAAEARLRDRCAAVTLAVPEGAFFSHLTAARLWPLPLPGWAVQDEAVHVSVFEPAMSPRRPGLVGHRLSDPLIFTVNRGGQRLIDPATLFCQVAAVLPVPDLVAVGDALILTPRFADALDDRPYLSLSDLVERVDRCRGRGKVAARRAVGLIRPGAESRPETLVRLAAVDIGLPEPELNVDLFAADGTFLGRADMLYRRYRVVVEYDGEQHRTDTRQYDTDIDRLDRFAADGWRVVRLTGRAFFADRATCLARIEQALTAGGWRRPQPAPARRPRATTPPSVQKRPLSP, encoded by the coding sequence GTGCCCCGCCGACCCACTCCGTTGCCCCGCGAGGTCAAGGCCGCGGCGTTCACCTTGGCCCAGGGGCGCTCGATCGGGCTGGGCGACAAGCGGATGCGCGGGAGCGACCTGCAGCGTCCGGTCCGCGGAGTCCGTCAGCCGGCCGACGGCGCCGGGGCCTGGCCGGACGCGTGGGCCGCGGCCGAGGCCCGGCTGCGCGACCGCTGCGCCGCGGTCACGCTGGCGGTGCCGGAGGGGGCGTTCTTCTCACATCTGACAGCGGCCCGGCTGTGGCCGCTGCCGCTGCCCGGCTGGGCGGTGCAGGACGAGGCGGTGCACGTGTCGGTCTTCGAACCGGCGATGTCACCCCGGCGGCCCGGCCTCGTCGGGCACCGGCTCAGCGATCCACTGATCTTCACCGTGAATCGTGGCGGGCAGCGGCTGATCGATCCGGCCACCCTGTTCTGCCAGGTGGCTGCGGTGCTGCCGGTGCCCGACCTGGTGGCGGTCGGCGACGCGCTGATCCTGACGCCCCGATTCGCCGACGCCCTGGACGATCGCCCCTACCTGTCGCTGTCCGACCTGGTCGAGCGGGTCGATCGGTGCCGCGGTCGGGGCAAGGTCGCGGCTCGGCGCGCGGTCGGGCTGATCCGCCCCGGGGCCGAGTCCCGACCGGAAACGCTGGTCCGGCTGGCGGCCGTGGATATCGGGTTGCCCGAGCCCGAGCTCAACGTCGACCTGTTCGCCGCCGACGGGACGTTCCTCGGCCGGGCCGACATGCTCTACCGGCGGTACCGCGTGGTCGTCGAGTACGACGGCGAGCAGCACCGCACCGACACCCGGCAGTACGACACCGATATCGACCGGCTCGATCGGTTCGCCGCGGACGGGTGGCGGGTGGTGCGGCTGACCGGCCGCGCGTTCTTCGCGGACCGGGCGACCTGCCTGGCCCGCATCGAGCAGGCCCTCACCGCCGGCGGGTGGCGCCGGCCCCAACCCGCCCCGGCGCGCCGGCCTCGCGCCACGACCCCGCCGAGTGTGCAGAAACGGCCCCTATCGCCGTGA
- the zapE gene encoding cell division protein ZapE codes for MPALHLVDRDPVVDADELIEGLVPPPRFNDVRFSTYRPAPDQPSQQAAVTALSAFAETIARPPKKGLFRRSGSTPAGGYYLDGGFGVGKTHLLASLWHAVPGPKAYGTFVEYTHLVGALGFAETVSRLSGHKLVAVDEFELDDPGDTMLMTRLLGQLCDAGVHLTATSNTLPDKLGEGRFAAEDFRREIHALASRFQTLRVDGPDYRHQGLAPAPPPLGDAELVAAAQAPGASLDSYADLTAKLETLHPSRYGQLVDGVSSVQLRDVQPLDNQSAALRWVVLIDRLYDRSIPVRASGVPLDEIFTPEMLAGGYRKKYKRATSRILALARDAVS; via the coding sequence ATGCCTGCCCTGCACCTGGTCGACCGCGATCCCGTCGTGGACGCGGACGAATTGATCGAGGGGCTGGTGCCGCCGCCGCGGTTCAACGACGTGCGCTTCTCCACCTACCGGCCGGCGCCCGACCAGCCCAGCCAGCAGGCGGCGGTGACGGCGTTGTCCGCGTTCGCCGAGACGATCGCGCGGCCGCCCAAGAAGGGCCTGTTCCGCCGGTCCGGCTCGACCCCGGCCGGCGGCTACTACCTCGACGGCGGGTTCGGGGTCGGCAAGACCCACCTGCTGGCCTCGCTGTGGCACGCCGTCCCCGGGCCGAAGGCGTACGGCACGTTCGTCGAGTACACGCACCTGGTCGGCGCGCTCGGATTCGCCGAGACGGTGAGCCGGCTCTCCGGCCACAAGCTGGTCGCCGTCGACGAGTTCGAGCTGGACGACCCGGGCGACACCATGCTGATGACCCGGCTGTTGGGCCAGCTCTGCGACGCCGGAGTGCACCTGACCGCGACGTCGAACACCTTGCCGGACAAGCTCGGCGAGGGCCGGTTCGCCGCGGAGGACTTCCGCCGCGAGATCCACGCGCTGGCCTCGCGGTTCCAGACGCTGCGGGTCGACGGGCCGGACTACCGGCACCAGGGGCTGGCCCCGGCCCCGCCGCCGCTGGGCGACGCCGAGCTGGTCGCCGCGGCCCAGGCGCCGGGCGCGAGCCTGGACTCCTACGCGGACCTGACCGCCAAGCTGGAGACCCTGCACCCCTCCCGGTACGGCCAGCTGGTGGACGGGGTCAGCTCGGTGCAGTTGCGCGACGTGCAGCCGCTGGACAACCAGTCCGCCGCGCTGCGCTGGGTGGTGCTGATCGACCGGCTCTACGACCGCTCCATCCCGGTGCGCGCCTCCGGGGTGCCGCTGGACGAGATCTTCACCCCGGAGATGCTGGCCGGCGGGTACCGCAAGAAGTACAAGCGGGCCACCTCCCGCATCCTCGCGCTGGCCCGCGACGCCGTCTCCTAG
- a CDS encoding pyrimidine reductase family protein encodes MRQERIRTARAVWYGWGVRADTSRTPQASGRGVDRLPDGPDRDDELAALYAWPTATPHVRANMITSLDGGAALDGRSGGLGNEADRELFAVLRDLADVILVGAGTVRTEQYGGIRFDPDRLARRRRWGRSKQPPPIAVVTRRGLDADLPLFTDTQTRPIVITPQAAAERVPPTADALIAGTDEVDLAAAVRGLADRGLGRIHCEGGPALLGDLIARDLLDECCLTIAPVLLGSAATRLLPIDLAAPVAWTPALLRIGGAHLFARYLREPA; translated from the coding sequence ATGAGGCAGGAGCGTATCCGGACCGCACGAGCCGTCTGGTACGGATGGGGTGTGCGAGCGGACACATCCCGGACCCCCCAGGCGAGCGGTCGCGGCGTCGATCGGCTGCCGGACGGTCCCGATCGGGACGACGAGCTCGCCGCCCTGTACGCCTGGCCCACCGCCACCCCGCACGTGCGGGCCAACATGATCACCTCGTTGGACGGCGGAGCCGCCCTCGACGGGCGGTCAGGGGGCCTGGGCAACGAGGCCGACCGCGAGCTGTTCGCGGTGTTGCGTGACCTGGCCGACGTCATCCTGGTCGGCGCGGGCACCGTGCGGACCGAGCAGTACGGCGGCATCCGGTTCGACCCGGACCGGCTCGCCCGCCGCCGGCGCTGGGGCCGATCCAAGCAGCCACCGCCGATCGCCGTGGTCACCCGCCGCGGCCTGGACGCCGACCTGCCGCTGTTCACCGACACCCAGACCCGGCCGATCGTGATCACCCCGCAGGCCGCGGCCGAGCGGGTCCCGCCGACCGCCGACGCGCTGATCGCCGGGACCGACGAGGTCGACCTGGCCGCCGCCGTGCGCGGGTTGGCCGACCGGGGCCTGGGCCGGATCCACTGCGAGGGCGGGCCGGCCCTGCTCGGCGACCTGATCGCCCGCGACCTGCTCGACGAATGCTGCCTGACCATCGCGCCGGTCCTGCTCGGCTCGGCCGCGACCCGGCTGCTGCCCATCGACCTGGCCGCTCCGGTGGCCTGGACGCCGGCCCTGCTGCGGATCGGCGGGGCGCACCTGTTCGCCCGTTACCTGCGCGAGCCGGCATGA